The Gemmatimonadaceae bacterium DNA segment GTTCCACGCAGCTCCGACCAGTAGCGCGAGACCGCCGCCGTAAATCATCTGCATCGCCGGGAATCCATGCACGACAATTACTCCGCTGGCGAGTGACACGGCGCCAAGGCCGCCGAGAATGAACGGCCCCCAGCGTCCGTGCGTTTGCGCGCCTTGCCAGAATCCCGTGACCGCTACGGCGAGCGCCAACAGCATCACCGGCCAGAGAATCCCGTCGCGCCGTAGGAATCCCAGCCCGAGCACGGTCAGTCCGGCGATGATGATCGGCGTGCCGGCACAGCAGAGCGCCGCAAGCACCGCGCCGACCACGGCAGCCGCGTCACGCGTCCCCGCTTTCACTGGCGCACCGCCGCGAGCGCCGCGCGCAGCGCTTCCAAGCTCGGCCCGCCGCCGACGGCGCAGCCCGCCCCGCTCATGAGCGCCTTCCGCTCGACATCGACGCCGTTGATCAGAATCGTCGGCGACGCGTAGCCCCGGAGTAGCTCCGGCGTGGAGGCACTCCCTGTGTCCCACTCGCTCCACCGTGTCGCGGCCCCCATCTCTGCCAAGGCGTCCCGCAGCCGCTGACGTGCGGGTGCGGCGTGCGGACAGCCTTCGAAGTACAGGAAATCAATCTGCATCCCTACATCCTCCCGTCGGGTTCGAGCGCTTCGAGTATGGGGCACTCTTCGGTGACTTGGCGTGCATCACACGCGTGAATCAATCGCTCAAGGATGGTGTCCATCCGTTGCAGCGCCGCCAGTCGCTCGCGGACACGCTCCCGCGCACTGACGGCGGACCGCCTGACGGGCTCGCAGCGACGGGCCGACCGCACGCGCAGTTCGAGCAAATGGTGAATCTCATCGAGCGTGAACCCCATCGCTTGGGCGCGCCGGATGAACACCACGCGGCGCACTGCGTCGGCGGCGTATTCGCGGTACCCGCTGGCGGTCCGCCCTTTGGCCTTCAGCAGCCCTCGACGCTCATAGTACCGCAGCGTTTGCACGCCGACACCAGCCGCGGACGCGAGCGCCCCGATGCGCATGGGTAGTTCCATGCATCATGATTAACCCTATACGTTGGTATAGAGTCAAGTCTCCGTCGGCCCGGTGCGCAACGAAGGGGCCGCATAACGACGCTTGCTGCTGTCAGCCACGCTATTGTAGCGCCCGCTGCGCGGGCGCATTTTATGGAGTGTCTGCAGCAGAAGCAAACGTTATAGCGACTCGACTGATTCGCTCGCATTGAGGCATTGTATGAACACTTCTCGGCTCATCCGCGTCTTGTCTGAGCTTGATTCGGACCTCTCCTCCGAGGTCCTTCCAGCCATTCAAGCCCTTGTGCAGACTGCGACCACCGCACGCGACACGCCGGCTCAAGACTTCTCCGAGAAGCTCCAATCCGATCTGTCAGAAGCGCAGGCGATGGCCGAGCGCATGTGGGCCGCTCAGTACCCTCCGAGTGCCCAGAAGATCGTAGTTGCAGCGGGGCTTGCTCCGCTGTGCGGCGAGGCACTGTCCCGCCGCATTGCCGGATGCTTCGAAGGCGCAGCGATGACGCCGGCCACTGCCGTTCGGAAACTCACCGAACTTCAGAAGGAGCTCGACGCAGCTCGGCGCAACGCCTCCGCTGTAGTTGCGGGCTTGGCAAAGCTTGGCATCGAGGAGGTAAACCTCGAAGCGGACGAATACGAGCTTGGCGTGCTACTTCCTGAAACCGCAGCTCACGGCGAGCTCGGAACGGTCAACGAGGAGCTCAAGCATTGGAATCAGATTGTACGTGCGTTCCAAGAGGCAGCGGGGGACGAAGAGCGCGAGGTGCGCATTCGCTCGTTCTCTGACGGAAGCCTTCTCGTCTTCCTTGGCGTCGGTGCTTGGGTTGCACACCACCTCATGACGGCTGTTGAGCGCCTTCTCGCCGCGTACGAACGCATCCTCGACATCCGTCTCAAGCGCGAAGAGCTCGCGCGCCTTGGAGTTCCACCAACAGAGCTGTCGTTGGCAAAGAAGACAGAGAAGGAACTGATCGAGAAGGAGTCAGCCGCGCTTCTCAAAGATCTTACGCAAGCAATCGCGAAGGGGACAAAGGCCGAGCGGAAGCAGGAGATCGAAAGTCACCTAAAGGTTGCCGTGAGCTTGGTTGCCAAGTTTCTCGACAAGGGCGGGCAGATCGAGATCACTGTTCCGCCGATTGATGACCCGGACGCCGAGAACGAGGATTCCGAGGAAGCTGATGAGGCGAGCGCAAAGGATGGCAAGCCGAGTCGAGAACTGCTCGAAGCTCGCGACGCCTTCAAGCGCAACCGCGACCTGGCTAGCCGCGGAGCGAAGATGGCTCGCGTGGGACCACTTCGGCAGGGTGTACTCTTGCTTGAGCCGGGCGAGGACGACAAGAAGTCGAAGTAGGGCGCGCGGCGCTATAACGACGCTTGCTGCCGACGAGGGCAGCTACTGTAGCGGTTGTGGGGCCTCGGCCTCATCTTGAACTACGGTCTGCCGAGGCCCCACAACCGCATTTTTCTGTGAAGCGGCGGCCCGCGTCAAGCCCCAGGTGCGTTGACGCTGTTGCAGTTCTCCGTTGTGCCTGCGCTGCTCGAGGTGCTGCTCATCCTTCTGTTCGCGCTCGCTCGTGAGGCCCGAGGCCTCGGCGCATTGGGGTCTGCGAAGGAATGGTGGCGCCAACTATGGGGCGGCTCTCACCTGCGGCCATAAAATGCGTCGCGCTCACCACTCCCGATTCAGTCATCTCGATCCCACGCAGGTCCTGCCCTTACCCAGCGATCATGCGGCGGACGCCGGCACGGGCTGCGGCGTCCGCAGGTGGCCCGCGTCGTACGCCCGCTGGTCCCGCCACATCGCATAGAGGATGCCCGCGAGCCGCCGCGCCAGCGCGACCGCCGCGATCTTCGTGCCGCGGCGATGCAGGATGCGCTGCGCCCACGCCCGCAACACCGCGGTGTCGCTTGACTTGGAGCGGAGGATGCGCCACGCCGCCTCGACCAGGAGATAGCGCGCGCGCCGGTTGCCCGCCTTCGTGATGTGGCCGAGTCGCCGCTTCTCGCCCGAGCTCCGCTCCCCGGGCACCAACCCGAGGAAGGCCTCGAACTGGTGCGCCGACGGGAACCGGCCGATGTCATCCGCGATCGCGACGATGCCGCTGGACGTCACCGGCCCGACGGCGGGGGCCGTCTGCAGCAGCGCGACGATCGGGTCCGTCCGCCCGAGCGCCGCGATGCGCGCGTCGGCGGCCGCGATCTGCACGTTCAGCGGGGCGAGCACCGCGATCAAGGGCGCCAGCTCGGCCGCCAGCACCGGCGAGAGCGGGAGCGCGGTGAGTCGTTCGACAAACCACGCGGCCGTGCTGTTCGGCACGCGCAGGCCGTCGCGGCGCACGAGGGCCTTGGCGAGCGCGATGCATCGCGTGCGTGTGCGGACCAAGGCCTCGCGCACCGCCAACTCGGCGCGCACATGCCGCCGCGCCGCCGAGACGCGGTGCGCCGGACGATAGGCGCCGAGCCGGAGCGCGTCAGCCAGGGTCCGCGCATCGCGCTTGTCCGTCTTCACCCGCCGGCTGCGCGTGGCGTACATCGGCGCGAAGTTCGGGTCGGCGACGACCACCTCGTGGCCCAGCGCCTCCAGGTGACACGCGACCCACTCGCTCTCGGTCGACGCCTCGACGAGGATCCGCGCGGGCGGACGCGCGCCCAGCACCGCGGTGAAGCGGTCACGGCTCGTGACGATGCGTCGTTCGGTGACGCCGCCCTGCCCGTCGAGGATGCAGAGCTGGCTCTCGCGCTTGTGGAGATCGATGCCTATCATATCCATGGCGGCTGGCCTCCGCAGTGTGCCCCGTCGCGAGACGGTGAGCACGGTAGATGGTATGGGGCAGAACCTTGCACCCGTGGATGGGCGGAGGTCCAGCCGCCGCTTCATACCAACTATGGGAGCCCTCGCAGCAGAAGCAAACGTTAGCTTGACCAACACTCATTGAGCGAGATTGAATGGCCTGGGTAACGCCGCTGCACTCGCGCTCGCAGGTGGATGCCGCTGGGGCGTTTCTTGCGACGTTCGACTTTGAGAGCCCTCGCTTTCTCGATGCGTACGAGGTTTTGGACAACTGGCGCTCCGCCCACGCGCTTCCGTTGCATTCCATTCAGAAGACGCTGCGGCGAAGAGCTCGCGCGGTTTATCCTCACGCGCTGCTGGCGCAGCGGCTCAAGCGCGTCTACTCCACCGTCGAGAAACTCCGACGCTTTCCGGGAATGAAGCTGTCTCGGATGCAGGATATCGGAGGCTGTCGAGCCGTAGTGACATCCGTACGTCAGGTCCGTTGGCTTGAGGCGAGGTATCTTGCCGACGGAGAGGTGATCGCGAGCCACAAGGACTACATCTCAGAGCCCAAAGAGTCCGGCTATCGCGGCGTTCATCTTGTCTACCGCTACACTAGCGACCAGTCACCAGGCCACAACGGGCTTCTCGTCGAGTTGCAAGTACGCTCGCGACTCCAGCACGCGTGGGCGACAGCCGTTGAAACCGTGGGGACTTTCACTTCCCAGTCCCTGAAAGCGAGTGAAGGGGCAGAATCCTGGCTGCGATTCTTTTCTCTTGTCAGTTCTGCGTTTGCATTTATGGAACGCTCTCCGCTCGTGCCGGGCACTCCGACCAGTGCACGCGCGCTTCAGAAGGCAACCGCCGAGCTGAGCTCTGCCCTTAGTGTAAAGAGAATGCTTTCTCTGTACGGCGGTGCGCTCAACGTCACCGCAGATCCTGAGCGCAAGTCTGCACACTACTTCCTCCTGTCTCTCAATCCCTCCGACGCCGCCGGATCTCCTAACTCCCTCGAGATTCGACAGTACAATCGCGACGAGTTCCGAAAGGCCAGCGAGGAGTATGCAGAGCTAGAGCGTAGTCTTCGTCCAGGTTCTGGTGCGCAGGCGGTCCTCGTTGCGGCGGACTCGCTAAAGTCCCTGCGGCGAGCCTACCCTAGCTTCTTTCTGGATACCACGCGGTTTCTCGATGCACTTGATGACGTACTGAGCGGCCCGGGTCGCTCGTCAGCACGTGTCAGGTAGGCGCGCGGCAAGCTAACGACGCTTGCTGCCGATGAACGCGGTGCGGAGTGGGTTTGGCGGGGCGTCCGTGATGACCTAGGACTGGTTGCGGACGCCCCGCCAAACCCTTCTTATTGGAGCGTTCACAGCAGAAGCACACGTTATCACGGTTAAGAAATTTCCGCGTCATCGAAAGCATTCTGATTGAATCGTTTTCGACAGAATTGCGGCGCGAGGCGCTTGCGCGCGATGCCAGGATGTTGCTTCGCGCGTGCGATCGGCGATTTTGGTGTCGGCGGCGGCGACGGGGTGCGGCGCGCCAAGCGCAGTCTTCCGGCGCACCGGGGCGGACGTGATAACGACGCTTGCTGCTGATGGTCGCGGTGCGGATGGCCTGGGCCGAAGCGG contains these protein-coding regions:
- a CDS encoding MerC domain-containing protein, whose product is MKAGTRDAAAVVGAVLAALCCAGTPIIIAGLTVLGLGFLRRDGILWPVMLLALAVAVTGFWQGAQTHGRWGPFILGGLGAVSLASGVIVVHGFPAMQMIYGGGLALLVGAAWNSIARRNCAIVNSRESA
- a CDS encoding heavy metal-responsive transcriptional regulator; amino-acid sequence: MELPMRIGALASAAGVGVQTLRYYERRGLLKAKGRTASGYREYAADAVRRVVFIRRAQAMGFTLDEIHHLLELRVRSARRCEPVRRSAVSARERVRERLAALQRMDTILERLIHACDARQVTEECPILEALEPDGRM
- a CDS encoding IS110 family transposase, translated to MIGIDLHKRESQLCILDGQGGVTERRIVTSRDRFTAVLGARPPARILVEASTESEWVACHLEALGHEVVVADPNFAPMYATRSRRVKTDKRDARTLADALRLGAYRPAHRVSAARRHVRAELAVREALVRTRTRCIALAKALVRRDGLRVPNSTAAWFVERLTALPLSPVLAAELAPLIAVLAPLNVQIAAADARIAALGRTDPIVALLQTAPAVGPVTSSGIVAIADDIGRFPSAHQFEAFLGLVPGERSSGEKRRLGHITKAGNRRARYLLVEAAWRILRSKSSDTAVLRAWAQRILHRRGTKIAAVALARRLAGILYAMWRDQRAYDAGHLRTPQPVPASAA
- a CDS encoding RelA/SpoT domain-containing protein — translated: MAWVTPLHSRSQVDAAGAFLATFDFESPRFLDAYEVLDNWRSAHALPLHSIQKTLRRRARAVYPHALLAQRLKRVYSTVEKLRRFPGMKLSRMQDIGGCRAVVTSVRQVRWLEARYLADGEVIASHKDYISEPKESGYRGVHLVYRYTSDQSPGHNGLLVELQVRSRLQHAWATAVETVGTFTSQSLKASEGAESWLRFFSLVSSAFAFMERSPLVPGTPTSARALQKATAELSSALSVKRMLSLYGGALNVTADPERKSAHYFLLSLNPSDAAGSPNSLEIRQYNRDEFRKASEEYAELERSLRPGSGAQAVLVAADSLKSLRRAYPSFFLDTTRFLDALDDVLSGPGRSSARVR